The Triticum aestivum cultivar Chinese Spring chromosome 7B, IWGSC CS RefSeq v2.1, whole genome shotgun sequence genome window below encodes:
- the LOC123157654 gene encoding aspartic proteinase nepenthesin-1-like has translation MLPVLGEHQCRVQDDNLCGYVKPYYTGATSGFRATETFSFGATPVKGVVFGCSGDITVPNLDGASGFAGFSRGPLSLVSQLKISSFTYFISPPGGKNASARARGHLRWSWGAGADYTALQTATTTTGGGGGSSSTLLLPATEHQNPYLYYVNLTGVQVEDQLLTAIPAGTFDVRHDGSGGVYLSTTLPFTYLDKAAYNVLRPELVSRIQSQGVFPVNVAAGGNLDRVCFLTQDLAKAKVPTLALLFNGADAAMELKVENYFFADDSGQTCLTILPSAATGSVLGSLLQAGRKMTYDIYGNGGGRLTFETAPAGAPVPEWASLMIMATLLWMFGSQALF, from the coding sequence ATGCTCCCCGTCCTGGGCGAGCACCAGTGCCGCGTGCAAGACGACAATCTCTGCGGGTACGTAAAGCCCTACTACACTGGCGCCACGTCCGGCTTCCGCGCCACCGAGACGTTCAGCTTCGGGGCCACGCCCGTCAAAGGCGTGGTGTTCGGCTGCAGCGGCGACATCACGGTGCCCAACCTCGACGGGGCCTCCGGATTCGCCGGCTTCAGCAGGGGACCCCTCTCCCTCGTCTCGCAGCTCAAAATCTCCAGCTTCACCTACTTTATCTCGCCTCCCGGCGGAAAAAATGCGAGTGCGCGTGCGCGTGGGCACCTCAGATGGAGCTGGGGCGCCGGCGCCGATTACACCGCGCTGCAGACGGCAACGACGACtacagggggcggcggcggcagcagcagcacgcTGCTGCTGCCGGCCACAGAACACCAGAACCCTTACCTGTACTACGTCAACCTCACGGGCGTGCAGGTAGAAGACCAGCTCCTCACGGCCATCCCGGCGGGGACCTTCGACGTCCGGCATGATGGCTCCGGCGGGGTTTACCTGAGCACCACTCTGCCGTTTACCTACCTCGACAAGGCCGCGTACAACGTCCTAAGGCCGGAGCTCGTGAGCAGGATCCAGTCGCAGGGCGTGTTTCCGGTGAACGTCGCAGCCGGAGGCAACCTTGATCGCGTGTGCTTCCTCACGCAGGACCTTGCCAAAGCCAAGGTCCCGACGCTCGCGCTTCTGTTTAACGGCGCCGACGCGGCGATGGAGCTCAAGGTGGAGAACTATTTCTTCGCCGACGACAGCGGGCAGACGTGCCTCACCATACTGCCCTCGGCGGCTACGGGCTCGGTGCTGGGTAGCCTTCTGCAGGCAGGCAGGAAGATGACCTACGACATCTATGGCAACGGTGGAGGGCGGCTAACGTTCGAGACGGCACCAGCAGGTGCTCCGGTGCCGGAGTGGGCGTCGCTCATGATAATGGCCACTCTCCTGTGGATGTTCGGCTCGCAAGCTCTTTTCTAA